Below is a window of Herminiimonas arsenicoxydans DNA.
GGTCACGCCATTCGCTTAAGCAGCGAGGCGTTTGCGGCCTTTGGCGCGACGTGCATTGAGCACAGCGCGGCCACCGCGGGTTGCCATACGGACACGGAAGCCATGAGTGCGCTTGCGGCGTACGACGGAAGGTTGGTAAGTACGTTTCATTGTGGTCTCGCTAATCGGCAAATAGTAAAATCGGAAGTCACGCGCCCATCGCCAAGTTTCTGGCAGCTGGC
It encodes the following:
- the rpmH gene encoding 50S ribosomal subunit protein L34 (Evidence 2a : Function of homologous gene experimentally demonstrated in an other organism; PubMedId : 90239034, 10094780, 2415431, 6329723, 783033; Product type s : structure), producing MKRTYQPSVVRRKRTHGFRVRMATRGGRAVLNARRAKGRKRLAA